One window of Cetobacterium somerae genomic DNA carries:
- a CDS encoding replication initiation protein, producing MSKKVVRYNNDLNSVTFGSFREKELDLFFSICFKLKELGTDEVEITFEELKELSDYSNRNVKRFIKDLESTYDKMLGLNIKMKHSELSFEKFNLFTTYSVHGDTKKIRIKMSEKFDYLLNKILGNYTKFDLIDFVRLKSVYSKNLFKLLKQWDSVREYKVSVVDFKELLGVSDKYTTANFNTRVLGPIMEELPHHFKGLSLEKIKTGRKVTHLKFTWEIEKQEVIEKEKIEIQITESLNSIFEKVRKNRFLQEWLTEKNIYKLIQMYDEKPLKKGLMYLYKEVKKEMPSFSYLIKIIESGIEEQEFDIKVMKDKTVVDEKVEEISKEVIESEEVENPLLLAYSKMPKAIQDMLLDQAKDLYMKDVNIKKMNATHEKFFKAAQKSYILKVLGS from the coding sequence ATGAGTAAAAAAGTTGTGAGATATAATAATGATTTAAACTCTGTAACTTTTGGAAGTTTTAGAGAAAAAGAACTCGATCTATTTTTTTCAATATGTTTTAAGTTAAAAGAGTTAGGAACTGATGAAGTTGAAATAACATTTGAAGAGTTAAAAGAGCTTTCAGATTACTCAAATAGAAATGTAAAAAGGTTCATTAAAGACTTGGAATCAACTTATGACAAGATGCTAGGGTTAAACATAAAAATGAAGCACTCTGAGTTGAGCTTTGAAAAGTTTAATCTTTTTACAACATACAGTGTTCATGGAGATACTAAAAAGATTCGGATTAAGATGAGTGAGAAGTTTGATTATCTTTTAAATAAAATTTTAGGAAACTATACAAAGTTTGATTTAATAGATTTTGTTCGATTGAAAAGTGTTTATTCTAAAAATCTTTTTAAATTGCTTAAGCAATGGGATAGTGTTAGAGAGTATAAAGTTTCTGTAGTGGATTTTAAGGAGCTTTTGGGAGTTTCTGATAAATATACAACAGCAAATTTTAACACGAGGGTTTTAGGGCCAATTATGGAGGAATTACCTCACCACTTTAAAGGATTATCTCTAGAAAAAATTAAAACAGGAAGAAAAGTAACTCATTTAAAGTTTACCTGGGAGATTGAGAAGCAGGAAGTTATTGAAAAAGAGAAAATTGAAATTCAAATAACAGAAAGTTTAAATAGTATTTTTGAAAAAGTTAGGAAAAATAGATTTCTTCAAGAGTGGTTAACAGAAAAAAATATTTATAAATTAATTCAAATGTATGATGAAAAACCTTTGAAAAAAGGGTTGATGTATCTTTATAAAGAGGTAAAAAAAGAGATGCCGAGCTTTTCCTATTTAATTAAGATAATTGAAAGTGGAATTGAGGAACAAGAGTTTGATATTAAAGTTATGAAAGATAAAACTGTGGTTGATGAAAAAGTGGAGGAAATATCAAAAGAAGTAATAGAAAGTGAAGAAGTTGAGAATCCATTATTACTAGCTTATTCAAAGATGCCAAAAGCTATTCAAGATATGCTTTTAGATCAGGCTAAAGATTTGTACATGAAAGATGTTAATATTAAAAAGATGAATGCAACACATGAGAAGTTTTTTAAAGCAGCTCAAAAAAGTTACATACTAAAAGTTCTAGGGTCTTAA
- a CDS encoding KAP family NTPase has protein sequence MSQKFKIIIRVVISFSLGAIFNKVFSFTNRLVGSTDQYSYEVPFIYILTISDILAVLTITSIIGMFLYFYFNKSKSSQNDISKIYRLIIESEILLFSFVIGTSKWQKIISKDIFNINQLLNNRSLNEIILLFIFIAFSSIVLSANEIKSKKPVKLYSSRISLLGTIDEYLKSMNSFSIIGEWGIGKTKLIENFFYGDYKDSDEKEFKNKYELLYIDASIYTNSQKIIEAIESDLNLIFKNYGILKKNTSFIDELFIENNTFLKTIYKYIFSNKTVNEEKYKIEKRIKDIKKNYEKDIVICLDNLERLNSKEKIIELFAIINEIFPSNVKKIYIYEEKEMIELFKDNSLKNLKFLLKNYINDYQEMDIVEKDSNQIFLKYIEKYTFNKIEVKNISMEEILKDKETAKEVIEEIIEKCNNSNKFIKLVENVISKNYTGKDEYIENLKKDFNIKLNEIKNRLRNPRYVDNFLNYLKGSQQKEEEYKYKIQYKITRDFLLSINRENIKIKDISSNMLFNAGDAFELSLFEKSRSIKNEKIGAEGLEKLCYIYLFKIDEYGQNVSDFAKKESYFEIFFENKKMIEQAEEFEKLEKFKKNPEKNLLDIINQIIFLYPEEFVKKIKDYLRTQETLKYIISVSDDLSKLIYLEKLVEYSEFLLPKIILNENGKYSDGGNKKELEEYHSILTKVYLLKNNFIKDLIQIMNKEELKDFYKLVPNNFNEFLKTKLNIETLEEFIEILLKKTDENKEILDKLKTYEITKKSIETLKNINNLKKDRFQVEEKVLKISDELLKTRKINILEAISDKGDYLEIHDSYSYEEIIIKKTEIDTYIEELEERGEKNQKLMEGIRTIIIELDKFKKKVRELNGETGV, from the coding sequence ATGTCTCAAAAATTTAAAATAATTATAAGAGTGGTTATCTCCTTTAGTTTAGGAGCTATTTTTAATAAAGTTTTTAGTTTCACTAATAGGTTAGTTGGATCTACAGACCAATATAGTTATGAGGTTCCATTTATTTATATTTTAACGATATCTGATATCTTAGCTGTACTTACAATAACATCAATAATAGGGATGTTTTTATATTTTTATTTTAATAAAAGTAAATCTAGTCAAAATGATATTTCTAAAATCTATAGATTGATTATTGAAAGTGAAATTTTATTATTTTCGTTTGTTATTGGAACTTCAAAATGGCAAAAAATTATTTCTAAAGATATATTTAATATTAATCAATTACTAAACAATCGTAGTTTAAATGAGATTATATTACTTTTTATTTTTATAGCTTTTTCTTCAATTGTTTTATCAGCAAATGAAATAAAGAGCAAAAAACCTGTTAAATTATATTCTTCAAGAATTTCTTTATTGGGAACAATTGATGAATATTTAAAAAGTATGAATTCATTTTCAATAATAGGAGAATGGGGAATTGGAAAAACCAAATTAATTGAAAACTTTTTTTATGGAGATTATAAAGATTCAGATGAAAAAGAATTTAAGAATAAGTATGAATTATTATATATAGATGCATCTATTTATACGAATAGTCAAAAAATAATAGAAGCAATAGAAAGTGATTTAAATTTAATTTTTAAAAATTATGGAATTTTAAAAAAAAATACAAGTTTTATAGATGAGTTATTTATTGAAAATAATACTTTTCTAAAAACTATTTATAAATATATATTTTCAAATAAAACAGTAAATGAAGAAAAATATAAAATTGAAAAAAGAATTAAAGATATCAAAAAAAATTATGAAAAAGATATAGTTATTTGTTTAGATAATTTAGAAAGATTGAATTCAAAAGAAAAAATTATTGAGTTATTTGCAATAATAAATGAGATTTTTCCAAGTAATGTTAAGAAAATTTATATTTATGAAGAGAAAGAAATGATTGAATTATTTAAAGATAATAGTTTAAAAAATTTAAAATTCTTGCTTAAGAATTATATAAATGATTACCAAGAAATGGATATTGTAGAAAAAGACTCGAATCAAATTTTTTTAAAATATATTGAGAAGTACACTTTTAATAAGATAGAAGTCAAGAATATAAGCATGGAAGAAATTTTAAAAGATAAAGAAACTGCCAAAGAAGTTATAGAGGAAATTATAGAAAAATGTAATAATTCAAACAAATTTATAAAATTAGTAGAAAATGTAATTAGCAAAAATTATACCGGGAAAGATGAATATATAGAAAATTTAAAAAAAGATTTTAATATAAAATTAAATGAAATAAAAAATAGATTAAGAAATCCAAGGTATGTAGATAATTTTTTAAATTATTTAAAAGGTAGTCAGCAGAAAGAAGAGGAATATAAATATAAAATTCAATATAAGATAACTCGAGATTTTTTATTGTCTATTAATAGAGAAAATATAAAGATAAAAGATATCTCTTCTAATATGTTATTTAATGCAGGTGATGCTTTTGAGTTATCATTATTTGAAAAATCAAGAAGTATTAAAAATGAAAAAATTGGAGCGGAAGGATTAGAGAAACTTTGTTATATTTATCTTTTCAAAATTGATGAATATGGACAAAACGTAAGTGACTTTGCAAAAAAAGAGAGTTATTTTGAAATTTTTTTTGAAAATAAAAAAATGATTGAACAAGCAGAAGAATTTGAGAAATTAGAAAAATTTAAAAAAAATCCTGAGAAAAATTTATTAGATATTATTAATCAAATAATTTTTCTTTATCCAGAAGAGTTTGTAAAAAAAATCAAAGATTATTTAAGAACTCAAGAAACTTTAAAGTATATAATATCAGTATCAGATGATTTAAGTAAATTAATATATTTAGAAAAATTGGTTGAGTATTCTGAATTTCTTCTTCCAAAAATAATTTTAAATGAAAACGGTAAATACTCAGATGGAGGAAATAAAAAAGAATTAGAAGAATATCATTCCATTTTGACAAAGGTTTATTTATTAAAAAATAATTTTATTAAAGATTTAATTCAAATTATGAATAAAGAAGAATTAAAAGATTTTTATAAATTAGTTCCAAATAATTTTAATGAATTTCTTAAAACAAAATTAAATATAGAAACTTTAGAAGAGTTTATTGAAATTTTATTAAAAAAAACTGATGAGAATAAAGAGATTTTAGATAAATTAAAAACTTATGAAATAACAAAAAAATCAATAGAAACTTTAAAAAATATTAATAATTTAAAAAAAGATAGATTTCAGGTAGAAGAAAAAGTTTTAAAAATTTCTGATGAACTTTTAAAAACAAGAAAAATAAATATACTAGAAGCTATTTCTGATAAAGGAGACTATTTAGAAATACATGATAGCTATTCTTATGAAGAGATAATAATAAAAAAAACTGAAATAGATACTTATATAGAAGAATTAGAAGAAAGAGGAGAAAAAAATCAGAAATTAATGGAAGGAATAAGGACTATAATTATAGAGCTAGATAAATTTAAAAAGAAAGTTAGGGAGTTAAATGGAGAAACAGGAGTATAA
- a CDS encoding PDDEXK-like family protein, whose translation MEKQEYKLFFENLDLIKRKYDILHSFEDEFNIFSILRNERDEVNLHSKFIGELLKNKSFGDIFLKLFLEILEIEIEEKLNKSIYLEYGVSDNGRIDILLKINSKSFKRVVIIENKIDAGDQWQQLQRYVEAMKKEGYSKDEITIIYLTLAGETPSNYSLGCIQDEEVIKLSYKEHIISWIEKCIKEVAAVPSLRETLIQYKKLLEKLTGKGEKKMIDELKEMILSKEKYLSAAYLIPDILLEIKRVLQYRFWEKLEVEMEKLNLKEVKFEDEFNTKFDLDKVNKFYTTSTNKRFYGIMYEIKELEDGNKLYLRIEVNHNIYLGLRVIDKDGNSNKNLDKQYLNRSLKEFGFTTNNMWLGWRHCYLDETSLETINFNKFDAKLAGILRDEDKLKKLVESIVVSIKKDLDKLKENEVI comes from the coding sequence ATGGAGAAACAGGAGTATAAGTTATTTTTTGAGAACTTAGATTTGATAAAAAGAAAATATGATATATTACATAGCTTTGAAGATGAGTTTAATATTTTTTCTATTTTGAGAAATGAAAGAGATGAAGTAAATTTGCATTCCAAATTTATAGGTGAACTTTTAAAAAATAAAAGTTTCGGAGATATTTTCTTGAAGCTTTTTTTAGAAATTTTAGAGATTGAAATAGAGGAAAAGCTAAATAAAAGTATCTACTTAGAATATGGAGTAAGTGATAATGGAAGAATAGATATTCTATTAAAAATTAATTCTAAAAGCTTTAAAAGAGTAGTTATTATTGAAAATAAAATAGATGCTGGAGATCAATGGCAACAACTTCAAAGATATGTAGAGGCTATGAAAAAAGAGGGATATTCCAAAGATGAAATAACTATTATTTATTTAACTTTAGCTGGAGAGACACCTTCTAATTATAGTTTAGGCTGCATTCAAGATGAGGAAGTTATAAAGCTATCTTATAAAGAGCATATAATCTCTTGGATAGAGAAATGTATAAAAGAGGTTGCTGCGGTTCCAAGTTTAAGAGAAACTTTGATTCAGTATAAAAAACTTTTAGAAAAACTAACAGGTAAAGGGGAGAAGAAAATGATAGATGAACTAAAGGAGATGATACTTTCAAAGGAAAAATATCTATCTGCAGCCTATTTAATACCAGATATTCTTTTAGAAATCAAAAGAGTTTTACAATATAGATTTTGGGAAAAGTTAGAAGTAGAAATGGAAAAACTAAATTTAAAAGAAGTTAAATTTGAAGATGAATTTAATACTAAATTTGATTTAGATAAAGTAAATAAATTTTATACAACTTCAACAAATAAAAGATTTTATGGAATAATGTATGAAATTAAAGAATTAGAAGATGGGAATAAGTTATATTTAAGAATAGAAGTTAACCATAATATTTATTTGGGATTAAGGGTTATAGATAAAGATGGGAATTCTAATAAAAATTTAGATAAACAATATTTAAATAGAAGTTTAAAAGAATTTGGATTTACTACTAATAATATGTGGTTAGGATGGAGACATTGTTATTTAGATGAAACCTCTTTAGAAACTATAAATTTTAATAAATTTGATGCAAAACTAGCTGGTATTTTAAGAGATGAAGATAAACTTAAAAAATTAGTTGAATCTATTGTAGTGAGTATAAAAAAGGATTTGGATAAATTAAAAGAAAATGAAGTAATTTAA
- a CDS encoding DUF4268 domain-containing protein has translation MNLKDLQQKYWSTFIKVALIKRKLSSDEYRLVKTAGIDVAICKDYHLYISTDSRKKTLTIKVYIDSNKEYYKLFESKKLEIEDQIGSKLEWRNLEDNKSSMIMKSVEFDIYNEESWGDSINYLLSEIPKYIEVFKKYEHSI, from the coding sequence ATGAACTTAAAAGATTTACAACAAAAATATTGGAGTACTTTTATAAAAGTAGCTTTAATAAAAAGAAAATTATCTTCAGATGAATATAGACTAGTTAAAACGGCTGGTATAGATGTTGCTATTTGCAAAGATTATCACTTGTATATTTCTACAGATAGTAGAAAAAAAACTTTGACTATAAAGGTTTACATTGATAGCAATAAAGAATACTATAAACTTTTTGAAAGTAAAAAATTAGAAATAGAAGATCAAATTGGATCTAAATTAGAATGGAGAAATTTAGAGGATAATAAATCAAGTATGATTATGAAAAGTGTGGAATTTGATATATATAATGAAGAATCGTGGGGAGATTCAATAAATTACTTATTATCAGAAATTCCTAAGTATATAGAAGTTTTTAAAAAATATGAGCATAGTATATAA
- a CDS encoding DUF4365 domain-containing protein yields the protein MKSEYSSNQILERKSIHYIEGKCINLKWKYRQYDQDNDVDGEIEIFEEEESLLKNITKSNYIKVQLKAQQKVDKNEKFVRFSLKTKFIKFIKECQVPLILIVYDESEEKGYWVFLQRYYRENNLDESLNQLEKTIYIPIENTLEDIDLFKNEMLKLSEDGLLEILLENKKINLNECYEIIETKDISYAGRVRKTMSVYINNLFLKNEYILNKLLIRLENEHIKNDINFRESNKLVDELTIFVYNSLIKIGNFAALFRYEVINNNGKYNRALIDLNKLDYNIETYSKGEYLQIALISFLEATKITTNLYNLNNVKTNIIKYEKDIEEIYFGFIDRSKIAPLECKKLDESFLQYISLLDNFKFYKEDHYNDYYINKKISELKLKEIEVIDLMKKQIQSIYI from the coding sequence ATGAAGTCAGAGTATTCATCTAATCAAATTTTAGAACGAAAATCGATTCATTATATAGAGGGAAAGTGTATAAATTTAAAGTGGAAATATCGTCAATATGATCAAGATAATGATGTTGATGGAGAGATAGAAATATTTGAAGAAGAAGAAAGTTTATTAAAAAATATAACTAAATCTAATTACATAAAAGTTCAATTAAAAGCTCAACAAAAGGTTGATAAAAATGAAAAATTTGTAAGATTTTCTTTAAAAACAAAATTTATCAAATTTATAAAAGAATGCCAAGTTCCTTTAATTTTGATAGTTTATGATGAAAGTGAAGAGAAGGGATATTGGGTATTTTTACAAAGGTATTATAGAGAAAATAATTTAGACGAAAGTTTAAATCAACTTGAGAAAACTATATATATACCAATAGAAAATACTTTAGAAGATATAGACTTGTTTAAAAACGAAATGTTAAAATTATCAGAAGATGGTTTGTTAGAAATATTATTAGAAAATAAAAAAATAAATTTGAATGAATGTTATGAAATCATAGAAACAAAAGATATATCATATGCAGGTAGAGTTAGAAAAACAATGAGCGTTTATATAAATAATTTATTTTTAAAAAATGAATATATTTTAAATAAATTATTGATTAGATTAGAAAATGAACATATAAAGAATGATATCAATTTTAGAGAAAGTAATAAGTTAGTGGATGAACTAACTATATTTGTTTATAATTCTTTGATAAAAATTGGGAATTTTGCTGCTTTATTTAGATATGAAGTAATAAATAATAACGGAAAATACAATAGAGCTTTGATAGATTTGAATAAGCTTGACTATAATATAGAGACATATTCCAAAGGGGAATATTTACAAATAGCATTGATTAGTTTTTTAGAGGCAACAAAGATTACCACAAATTTATACAATTTAAATAATGTTAAAACAAATATTATAAAATATGAAAAAGATATTGAAGAAATATATTTTGGATTTATAGATAGATCAAAAATAGCTCCTTTAGAATGTAAAAAATTAGATGAAAGTTTTTTACAATATATAAGTTTACTTGATAATTTTAAATTCTACAAAGAGGATCATTATAATGATTATTATATAAATAAAAAAATTAGTGAATTAAAACTTAAAGAAATAGAGGTAATTGATTTAATGAAAAAGCAAATTCAAAGTATTTATATATAA
- the blaOXA gene encoding class D beta-lactamase has protein sequence MKKRVFYILNIFLILSFQLLALNFTENKKIEEIFEKNKLEGTFVLYDAQNNSFTGYNKKRAEVQFYPASTFKIYNSLIGLNTGVVKNVDDIFYKYNGEKVFLESWAQDSNLRYAIKVSQVPAYQLLARKIGTEKMQEEINKLNFGNKKIGEEVDQFWLRGPLKISAVEQCELLAKLAKNELPYTKDIQKQVQEITVLEKTEEWTMHGKTGWATSNIEIPVGWFVGWVEKDGKVYSFAINLDMKEGKNLPKREEMAKESLKALNII, from the coding sequence ATGAAAAAAAGAGTGTTTTATATTTTAAATATTTTTCTAATTTTATCATTTCAGTTGCTAGCTTTAAATTTTACTGAAAATAAAAAAATTGAAGAGATATTTGAAAAGAATAAATTAGAAGGAACTTTTGTCCTTTATGACGCACAAAATAATAGTTTCACTGGTTACAATAAAAAAAGAGCAGAAGTACAATTTTATCCAGCTTCTACTTTTAAAATTTACAACTCTCTAATTGGATTAAACACTGGAGTTGTTAAGAATGTAGATGATATTTTTTACAAATATAATGGTGAGAAAGTATTTTTAGAAAGTTGGGCTCAAGATTCAAATTTAAGATATGCTATTAAAGTTTCACAAGTTCCTGCTTATCAATTGTTAGCTAGAAAAATTGGAACAGAAAAAATGCAAGAAGAAATCAATAAATTAAATTTTGGAAATAAAAAAATTGGAGAAGAAGTTGATCAATTTTGGTTAAGAGGACCTCTAAAAATTAGTGCTGTAGAGCAATGTGAGTTATTAGCTAAATTAGCAAAAAATGAATTACCATACACTAAAGATATTCAAAAGCAAGTTCAAGAAATAACAGTTTTAGAAAAGACTGAAGAGTGGACTATGCACGGAAAAACTGGATGGGCAACTTCAAATATAGAAATTCCAGTTGGATGGTTTGTTGGTTGGGTAGAAAAAGATGGCAAGGTATACAGTTTTGCTATAAACTTAGATATGAAAGAAGGTAAAAATTTACCTAAGCGTGAAGAAATGGCAAAGGAATCTTTAAAAGCCTTAAATATTATATAG
- a CDS encoding indolepyruvate ferredoxin oxidoreductase subunit alpha, which translates to MAYRINKDECIGCGACEGVCPVTCISEVEDGKREINENECIDCGSCASVCPVSCISQV; encoded by the coding sequence ATGGCGTATAGAATAAATAAAGATGAATGTATTGGGTGTGGAGCTTGTGAAGGAGTATGTCCTGTGACATGTATATCTGAAGTTGAAGATGGGAAAAGAGAAATAAATGAGAATGAGTGTATAGACTGTGGTTCGTGTGCCTCTGTCTGCCCAGTATCTTGCATATCACAAGTGTAA
- a CDS encoding PadR family transcriptional regulator: MEKKIQEKYLRKIFLGFINIHILRHASKKPFFGSWLMEHLEKHGYKVSPGMVYPILHKMEEEGVLKTQKIKEDDGKIRIYYSITETGLEILEKAENQVLELAKNSKIKNLKD; this comes from the coding sequence GTGGAAAAAAAAATACAAGAAAAATATTTAAGAAAAATATTTTTAGGATTTATAAATATTCATATATTAAGACATGCTAGTAAAAAGCCATTTTTTGGTTCCTGGCTTATGGAGCATTTAGAAAAACATGGTTATAAAGTTAGTCCTGGAATGGTCTACCCTATTCTGCATAAAATGGAAGAAGAAGGAGTTTTAAAGACACAAAAAATAAAAGAGGACGATGGTAAGATTAGAATCTATTATAGTATAACTGAAACAGGACTAGAGATTTTAGAAAAAGCCGAAAATCAAGTTTTAGAACTAGCTAAAAACTCTAAAATTAAAAATTTAAAGGATTAA
- a CDS encoding chromate transporter encodes MLDLFKIFFKLGCTAFGGPVAHIAMVEREVVEKRKMISREDFLDFIGSVNLIPGPNSTQIVMLTGLRYKGFWGMIVAGLSFIFPAAFITLLLAVIYSYSKDIAIIKPVFDYIKFGVFPIIVFSLINMFHKVKKNNEQVFILVISCFLNFFLEKEIFIIFSIGILGTIYKLYLNKKNLNVIIFPLWIIIFEKFFKIGATLFGGGYMLIAYISDFFIQTGLLTETQLLDAIAFGQFTPGPILTTATFIGYEIGGISGSIWATIGIFLPSFIFIYFLGTIIVKIRNNVIASNFLNFINASSLGVMISIILLMGKDLIKDLKGIPLILINLLLIKFKISSYYLIIISLVYGYLIWRI; translated from the coding sequence ATGTTAGATTTATTTAAAATATTTTTTAAATTAGGTTGTACTGCCTTTGGAGGTCCCGTAGCTCATATTGCTATGGTCGAACGAGAAGTGGTAGAAAAAAGAAAAATGATTTCTAGAGAAGATTTTTTAGATTTTATAGGAAGTGTAAACCTGATTCCTGGACCAAACTCTACTCAAATTGTCATGTTAACTGGGCTACGTTATAAAGGTTTTTGGGGTATGATCGTTGCTGGATTATCTTTTATATTTCCAGCAGCTTTTATAACTTTGTTATTAGCGGTTATCTATAGTTATTCAAAAGATATTGCTATTATAAAACCTGTTTTTGATTATATTAAATTTGGAGTATTTCCTATAATTGTATTTTCTTTAATAAATATGTTTCATAAAGTTAAAAAAAATAATGAACAGGTTTTTATTTTGGTTATCTCTTGTTTTTTAAATTTCTTTTTAGAAAAAGAGATTTTTATCATTTTTTCAATTGGAATTTTAGGAACAATTTATAAATTATATTTAAATAAAAAAAATTTAAATGTTATTATTTTTCCTCTTTGGATTATAATCTTTGAAAAATTTTTCAAAATAGGAGCTACTTTATTTGGTGGAGGTTATATGCTAATTGCATATATATCTGATTTCTTTATTCAAACAGGATTACTTACAGAAACTCAGCTTTTAGATGCAATAGCCTTTGGACAATTTACACCAGGACCTATATTGACAACAGCAACTTTTATAGGCTATGAAATAGGTGGAATATCAGGTTCTATTTGGGCAACTATTGGAATATTTCTACCATCATTTATCTTTATATATTTTTTAGGAACTATAATAGTTAAAATTAGAAACAATGTAATAGCATCGAATTTTTTAAATTTTATTAACGCATCAAGTTTAGGTGTTATGATTTCTATCATATTGCTTATGGGAAAAGATTTAATAAAAGATTTGAAAGGAATCCCTTTGATTTTAATCAATTTATTATTAATTAAATTTAAAATAAGTAGTTACTATTTGATTATCATATCACTAGTTTACGGTTATTTAATATGGAGGATATAG
- a CDS encoding cold shock domain-containing protein produces the protein MKGTVKWFNEEKGFGFITGEDGKDVFAHFSQIKKDGFKSLKENEEVEFDVVKGDRGLQAENIISR, from the coding sequence ATGAAAGGTACAGTAAAATGGTTTAACGAAGAAAAAGGATTTGGATTTATCACTGGTGAGGATGGGAAAGATGTATTCGCACATTTCTCTCAAATCAAAAAAGATGGATTTAAATCATTAAAAGAAAATGAAGAAGTAGAATTCGATGTTGTTAAAGGCGACAGAGGATTACAAGCTGAGAATATTATATCAAGATAA
- the pdxR gene encoding MocR-like pyridoxine biosynthesis transcription factor PdxR, which yields MKIDSEKKKIPIYLKIYEDLKNKIEKNEYPENSKLPSIRQLALKYKLNNITVMKAFTLLEKEGYIIKKRGIGIFVKSKESLFYNTPSNNLIETFKVGQLKENNLINFASGTPSEDVYPFEIFKKLYCDVLEEYGPKIMLYHPTQGLEELREVIKKNVEKKGIFVSKDDIQITSGSQQALDLILKTLSSKRKNKIVVGNPTYHGALNTFKTNCKIYPVEMEEDGFNLIQLENILSEEKITFIYTTMDFSCPTGISWSEEKKQQLILLAKKYNTLIIEDDFASELSFYNTPRTSIKSLDSDNKTVIYIKSFSKIIMPGLRLAYMIAPTELISKIVTVKFTTDISTPALEQKVLANFLKGNFLELHIENLIKIYKERYIVLTEKLKEIPYIDVVYNIDGGFYIWIKLNDTIDSSQFYLKCKENNILLLSGNVFFLDNQKNQYFRVSFATTNISEIIDGINRLKVIQR from the coding sequence ATGAAAATTGACTCAGAAAAAAAGAAAATACCTATTTATTTAAAAATTTATGAAGACTTAAAAAATAAAATTGAAAAAAATGAATATCCTGAAAACTCTAAACTACCATCAATTAGGCAGCTTGCTTTAAAGTATAAACTAAATAATATCACAGTTATGAAAGCTTTTACTCTTTTAGAAAAAGAGGGATATATTATCAAAAAACGTGGGATTGGAATTTTTGTAAAATCTAAAGAATCTTTATTCTACAATACACCATCCAATAACCTTATTGAAACTTTTAAAGTTGGTCAATTAAAAGAAAATAATCTTATTAATTTTGCAAGTGGAACTCCTTCGGAAGATGTTTATCCATTTGAAATTTTTAAGAAATTATACTGTGATGTTTTAGAAGAGTATGGACCTAAAATTATGCTATATCATCCTACCCAAGGTTTAGAAGAGCTTCGAGAAGTAATTAAGAAAAATGTTGAAAAAAAAGGGATTTTTGTGTCTAAAGATGATATCCAAATAACCAGTGGTTCACAACAAGCATTAGACTTGATATTAAAGACACTTTCGTCTAAAAGAAAAAATAAAATAGTTGTAGGAAATCCAACTTATCACGGAGCTTTAAATACTTTTAAAACAAATTGTAAAATTTATCCTGTAGAAATGGAAGAGGATGGTTTCAATCTTATTCAATTAGAAAATATTTTATCTGAAGAAAAAATAACTTTCATATATACGACAATGGATTTTAGTTGTCCCACTGGTATTTCTTGGAGCGAAGAAAAGAAACAACAATTAATTTTATTAGCTAAAAAATATAACACTTTAATTATCGAAGATGATTTTGCATCAGAGCTTTCATTTTACAACACTCCTAGAACCTCTATAAAATCTTTAGATTCTGATAATAAAACTGTTATTTATATTAAATCATTCTCTAAAATAATTATGCCAGGTTTGAGATTGGCATACATGATAGCGCCAACTGAGCTTATTTCTAAAATAGTGACTGTTAAGTTTACTACAGATATATCAACACCAGCTCTTGAACAAAAAGTTTTAGCTAATTTTTTGAAAGGCAATTTTCTAGAATTACATATAGAAAATCTAATTAAAATTTACAAAGAAAGATATATTGTTTTAACTGAGAAACTAAAAGAAATACCCTATATAGATGTTGTTTATAATATTGATGGTGGCTTTTATATTTGGATAAAACTAAATGATACAATAGATTCAAGCCAATTTTATTTAAAGTGTAAAGAGAATAATATTTTACTTCTTTCTGGAAATGTTTTCTTTTTAGATAATCAAAAAAATCAATATTTTAGAGTGAGTTTTGCTACTACAAATATTTCAGAGATTATAGATGGTATAAATCGTTTAAAAGTTATTCAAAGGTAA